In a single window of the Sebaldella sp. S0638 genome:
- a CDS encoding EamA family transporter, producing MQKIKDKILMGNIYAVITLFAWDFTYIVGKFLLEELEPVQILLFRFVLVVALSALLNIKEYHKKSFREESKFIITGFLIFLYFIMENSGLKLTNASNIGFILGTLPFFSSITAHFFTKDEKIEKSLIIGFLISMCGVAVISFSNGISVRIKGDLLMLAAVIVWSFYSLALKKYKFGYSTYYVTKKTFSYASVFLIIYILAAGEKFPDLHSITPGLFWGIAYLVIVASFLGFIFWGKAIKYIGIVKTSNYLFFSPVNVMIFSYIFLREEIGVRKIIGGSLILLGSFILKYKKKK from the coding sequence GTGCAGAAAATAAAAGACAAAATATTAATGGGAAATATTTATGCTGTAATTACTTTATTTGCATGGGATTTTACATATATAGTAGGGAAATTTTTGTTAGAAGAACTGGAACCTGTTCAGATTTTGCTTTTCAGGTTCGTTTTAGTGGTGGCTTTAAGTGCATTACTGAATATAAAAGAATATCATAAAAAAAGTTTTAGAGAGGAAAGTAAGTTTATAATAACGGGTTTTTTGATATTTTTATATTTTATCATGGAAAACAGCGGGCTAAAGCTTACTAATGCCTCGAATATAGGATTTATACTCGGGACTTTGCCGTTTTTTTCATCAATAACAGCACATTTCTTTACAAAAGATGAAAAAATAGAAAAGTCATTGATTATAGGATTTTTAATTTCAATGTGCGGTGTAGCTGTGATCTCATTCTCAAACGGAATTTCCGTGAGAATAAAAGGTGATCTGCTGATGCTTGCCGCTGTGATTGTATGGAGTTTTTATTCACTTGCACTGAAAAAATATAAATTTGGGTACTCTACATATTATGTAACTAAGAAAACTTTCAGCTATGCTTCTGTTTTTCTGATTATTTACATTTTAGCCGCAGGAGAAAAATTTCCTGATCTTCATAGTATAACTCCAGGTTTATTCTGGGGGATTGCATATCTTGTAATAGTAGCTTCGTTTTTGGGATTTATATTCTGGGGCAAGGCAATAAAATATATAGGAATAGTGAAAACTTCAAATTATCTGTTTTTTTCACCTGTAAATGTAATGATATTCTCATATATTTTTCTCAGGGAAGAAATAGGAGTAAGAAAAATAATCGGTGGAAGTCTGATTTTATTGGGAAGCTTTATACTGAAATATAAAAAGAAAAAATAA
- a CDS encoding pyridoxamine 5'-phosphate oxidase family protein, translated as MEKIWDLIKNTGTCVLATSLNDKPRASIMEHTVIDNKIVFSTVSGSIKAKNLEKNNQVSISVMKNFEYVTLDGILETSTEEETEKYLKILKEKHPELIELEKSGKLGKFVYYTLKNITAYYGDMSGEFKEPLIVKL; from the coding sequence ATGGAAAAAATATGGGATTTGATAAAAAATACAGGAACCTGTGTTTTGGCAACGTCGCTTAATGATAAACCAAGAGCATCAATAATGGAACATACTGTAATAGATAATAAAATTGTTTTCAGTACAGTAAGCGGGAGCATTAAAGCGAAAAATCTGGAAAAAAATAATCAGGTAAGTATATCTGTAATGAAGAATTTTGAATATGTGACATTAGATGGTATTTTGGAAACTTCCACAGAAGAAGAGACAGAAAAATATCTGAAAATTCTGAAAGAAAAACATCCGGAATTAATAGAGCTTGAAAAGAGCGGTAAACTGGGGAAATTTGTTTATTATACTCTAAAAAATATTACAGCATATTATGGTGATATGTCAGGAGAATTCAAAGAACCCTTAATAGTAAAATTGTAG